The Candidatus Delongbacteria bacterium genome segment TCTTTTTAGATTGACTTTTAGAGAAGAAATATATAGAATATTAACATGTAGTTTAAAGGAAGATGAGGAATAATATGCTGAAAAATTACTTGTTTGATCTTGATGGAACATTGCTGCCATTAGATGAAGAAGCTTTTATAAAAAAGTATTTTAGCTTGCTTGGAAATAAATTCGCTGAACTCGGTTTAGATCCAGAAAGAATGATTAAAAGATTGTGGTTAGGAACTAAAGCAATGATAGAAAATAACGGTCAAAAAACTAATGAAGATGTTTTTTGGGACACATTTTATCCGGAAAGCCCAAATCATGAAGCTTTAAAAAAAGCTCTTGAACTATTTTACCAAAATGAATTTGAAGCTGTAAAATCAACAACGATGCCAAGTGATATTTCTCAAAAAATCATCGAAACACTTAAAAAAAGAAATAAAACAATCGTTTTAGCGACCAATCCAATTTTTCCATTGGTCGCAACAAAAAAGCGAATCGAGTGGGCGAAACTAGATCGAAATGATTTTATTTATGTCACCACCTACGAAAATAGCAATTATGCTAAACCTAGTCTCAATTATTATGAAATGATAGTCAAACGTTTTAATCTGGACCCTGATGAAACAATTATGATTGGAAATGATGCAATAGAGGATATGGTCGCAGAAAGATTGGGTATCAGAACTTTTTTAGTTACCGATTGTTTGAATAATAAAAATGGTATTGATATTGACAAGTATGAGCATGGAACATTACAGGAATTGCTTGATAAAATAGAACAAAATCAAATATAAAGAGTGCAAATTTTTGCACTCTTTTTAATTTTTTTGATTGTACGCAATTGGAATCAAACTTCTTGCATGTTCAACTTCTTTGAGATCGATATCGATTAAAATCGATCCTTGATCACGACCTAAAATTTCGATAACCTGTCCCAGCGGATTTACAACAAGAGAATGACCATAGGTCTTATAGTTTCCGTAAGAATTGCTGCTCGGACTCACACCTACTAAAAATAGTTGATTGTCAATTGCTCTTGCTCTAAAGGTGGTTTCCCAATGCATAGGACCGGTAAAGTCATTGAATGCAGCGGGGACGAAAATAACCAAGGCATCATTAAGCATAATTTTATTCGCCAGAACTGGGAAACGAATGTCGAAACAAATCATAATTCCCATCATGCCAAATTCAGTGGAAAACAATCCTATTTCATCTCCAGAAGA includes the following:
- a CDS encoding HAD family hydrolase, which codes for MLKNYLFDLDGTLLPLDEEAFIKKYFSLLGNKFAELGLDPERMIKRLWLGTKAMIENNGQKTNEDVFWDTFYPESPNHEALKKALELFYQNEFEAVKSTTMPSDISQKIIETLKKRNKTIVLATNPIFPLVATKKRIEWAKLDRNDFIYVTTYENSNYAKPSLNYYEMIVKRFNLDPDETIMIGNDAIEDMVAERLGIRTFLVTDCLNNKNGIDIDKYEHGTLQELLDKIEQNQI
- a CDS encoding carbon-nitrogen hydrolase family protein: MKILLIQNDVFKNIQDTLDNIENILSKFEGELIDFIIFPEMFTTPYQIDLFKAYVQDDNSLVVSWLKLLAKRYKSYIIGGSVPEKVNDTIYNTSYVFNRTGDLIKKYRKINLFSVVYPDNSSFNEGDVLSSGDEIGLFSTEFGMMGIMICFDIRFPVLANKIMLNDALVIFVPAAFNDFTGPMHWETTFRARAIDNQLFLVGVSPSSNSYGNYKTYGHSLVVNPLGQVIEILGRDQGSILIDIDLKEVEHARSLIPIAYNQKN